From a single Sander vitreus isolate 19-12246 chromosome 4, sanVit1, whole genome shotgun sequence genomic region:
- the LOC144516118 gene encoding polymeric immunoglobulin receptor-like — translation MKSFLLLILSLMITGWEASSDVKGCTDGWVEFICQHKTSQQYQRVDVVKGSRTIIGSTQKNEWQTEDRFSVHYDAANRKLRVVIKQLQHGDFGKYKCTFIFKQKSNCDKVDLEVDDGCQTPFIQTAYRTAKTTISCDKRNDSRFMFFCKEKGSICEDILSTKSSLKSNGSFTLPETSSSFNVSISNVSSEHAGVYWCGVETNEGYRAALRKIQLKVEDTITNFSKSPTVGQTLTYWCKYPEGTTIKKFICKGEDPSICKQIVSTAKRNAGKFSMTDDKVKRNITITVRNVTTEDTGTYWCGAERNDPKQSNPFFHRLMMTVGEL, via the exons ATGAAGAGCTTTCTTCTACTCATCCTCTCACTGATGATAACAG GCTGGGAGGCCTCATCTGATGTGAAGGGATGCACAGACGGATGGGTGGAATTCATCTGCCAGCACAAAACAAGTCAACAATATCAAAGAGTTGATGTAGTTAAGGGCAGCCGAACAATCATAGGAAGTACTCAAAAGAATGAGTGGCAGACCGAGGACAGATTTTCTGTTCACTATGATGCAGCAAATAGAAAGCTCAGAGTGGTCATCAAACAACTTCAACATGGGGACTTTGGGAAGTACAAgtgtacatttatatttaaacaaaaatctaACTGTGATAAAGTGGACTTGGAAGTTG atgaCGGCTGTCAGACACCATTTATTCAAACTGCGTACAGAACAGCTAAAACCACCATCTCATGTGACAAAAGAAACGACTCCAGATtcatgtttttctgcaaagagaAGGGTTCAATCTGTGAGGATATTTTATCAACAAAATCTTCTCTGAAGTCAAACGGGTCCTTCACTCTCCCAGAGACCAGCAGTAGCTTCAACGTGTCCATCAGTAATGTGTCCTCAGAGCATGCTGGTGTCTACTGGTGTGGAGTGGAAACAAATGAAGGTTACCGAGCTGCACTCAGAAAAATACAACTGAAGGTTGAAG aTACTATTACTAACTTTAGTAAGTCTCCAACTGTTGGACAGACTCTCACATACTGGTGTAAATATCCAGAAGGTACTACGATAAAAAAATTCATCTGTAAAGGAGAAGATCCATCTATATGTAAACAGATAGTAAGCACTGCAAAGAGGAACGCTGGAAAGTTTTCCATGACGGATGACAAAGTGAAGAGAAATATCACCATAACAGTGAGAAACGTAACAACAGAAGACACTGGGACATACTGGTGTGGAGCAGAAAGAAATGACCCAAAACAGAGCAACCCATTCTTCCACAGGCTCATGATGACTGTCGGTGAGTTGTGA